In Penicillium oxalicum strain HP7-1 chromosome VII, whole genome shotgun sequence, one DNA window encodes the following:
- a CDS encoding AP-1 complex subunit beta-1, translating into MAMNKIRGAFAVPRKGETFELRAGLVYEVSLPRVLITAARYLNMPMNGVSTKTDRHGHKTGPRSEHGDDADSLISKESIQKTIMAMTLGKDVSALFPDVLKNIATADLEQKKLVYLYLMNYAKSHPDLCILAVNTFVQDSEDPNPLIRALAIRTMGCIRVDKMVDYMEEPLRKTLRDESPYVRKTAAICVAKLFDLNPAMCLENGFLEMLQEMIGDPNPMVVANSVTALSEIQHTAPETKALQVTANTLRKMLMALNECTEWGRVTILSTLAEYRAVDVKESEHICERVSPQFQHVNSGVVLAAVKVVFLHMKYVGPELAKTYLKKMAPPLVTLVSSAPEVQYVALRNIDLLLQKQPDILNKELRVFFCKYNDPPYVKFQKLEIMVRIANDRNVDQLLAELKEYALEVDMDFVRRAVKAIGQVAIKIESASEKCVNTLLDLINTKVNYVVQEAIVVIKDIFRKYPGYEGIIPTLCKCIDELDEPNARAALIWIVGEYAEKISNAGDILGGFVDGFNEEFSQTQLQILTAVVKLFLKRPEKAQGLVQRVLQAATAENDNPDVRDRAYIYWRLLSNTSDQNATKNIVLSEKPPIVTTISSLPPTLLDQLLQELSTLSSVYHKPPEQFVGQGRFGADAVQRAAIEEQLQNARENPLAAAAAAAVSGTTSSSQAQNNVENLLDIDFDGGAPASAQKEPSGELSGLEGLAGTPVRMQSPAAGAPPAQGSNNLDDLLGVFGDSGPSQAATGGAPGGGAGDLMNGFSGLDLSGNQASASHSTPQNSGSHDMMDLI; encoded by the exons ATGGCAATGAACAAGATCCGCGGTGCCTTTGCGGTGCCCCGGAAAGGAGAGACCTTTGAGTTGCGAGCTGGCCTGGTGTACGAAGTTTCCCTCCCCCGTGTCTTAATCACAGCAGCTCGGT ATCTCAATATGCCTATGAACGGTGTGTCCACGAAGACTGACCGTCATGGTCACAAAACAGGTCCGCGCTCGGAACACGGCGATGATGCTGACAGTCTGATTAGCAAAGAATCAATCCAAAAGACGATCATGGCTATGACCTTGGGCAAAGATGTATCAGCTCTCTTCCCTGATGTGCTGAAGAACATTGCCACCGCAGACTtggagcagaagaaattgGTCTACTTATATCTGAT GAATTACGCCAAATCACACCCTGACCTCTGCATTCTCGCCGTCAATACCTTCGTCCAAGACTCTGAAGACCCGAATCCGCTGATCCGCGCTCTGGCCATCCGCACGATGGGCTGCATTCGTGTGGACAAGATGGTGGACTACATGGAAGAGCCTCTACGCAAGACACTCCGCGACGAGTCGCCGTACGTACGCAAGACGGCTGCAATCTGTGTGGCCAAGCTTTTTGATCTGAACCCAGCGATGTGTCTTGAGAATGGATTCCTCGAGATGCTGCAGGAGATGATTGGAGACCCAAATCCGATGGTGGTCGCCAACTCCGTCACTGCACTATCGGAGATTCAGCACACGGCCCCGGAAACCAAGGCCCTGCAGGTCACTGCCAACACGTTGCGAAAGATGCTCATGGCTCTCAACGAGTGTACGGAGTGGGGTCGTGTGACGATTCTATCCACGTTGGCTGAATACCGTGCCGTGGATGTGAAAGAGTCGGAGCATATTTGCGAGCGTGTGTCGCCTCAGTTCCAGCACGTCAACTCCGGCGTGGTTCTGGCGGCCGTGAAGGTGGTCTTTTTGCACATGAAGTACGTTGGGCCTGAGTTGGCCAAGACTTATCTGAAAAAGATGGCTCCACCTTTAG TGACCTTGGTGTCCTCGGCGCCCGAAGTTCAGTATGTCGCCCTGCGAAACATCGACCTCCTGCTCCAGAAGCAGCCCGACATTCTGAACAAGGAACTCcgtgttttcttctgcaaGTATAACGACCCGCCTTATGTGAAGTTCCAAAAGTTGGAAATCATGGTCCGGATAGCAAACGACCGCAACGTGGACCAGCTCTTGGCCGAATTGAAGGAGTATGCGCTTGAAGTTGACATGGACTTTGTTCGTCGTGCCGTCAAGGCTATTGGGCAGGTTGCCATCAAGATTGAGAGCGCCAGTGAGAAATGTGTCAACACCTTGTTGGACCTGATCAACACGAAGGTGAACTATGTCGTGCAGGAGGCCATTGTCGTGATCAAGGATATCTTCCGGAAATACCCTGGCTACGAGGGCATCATTCCCACTCTGTGCAAGTGCATCGATGAACTCGACGAGCCCAATGCTCGTGCTGCTCTGATCTGGATTGTGGGAGAATATGCCGAAAAGATCAGCAACGCCGGTGACATCCTAGGCGGGTTTGTTGACGGGTTCAATGAGGAATTCTCGCAGACTCAATTACAGATTCTGACTGCTGTCgtcaagctcttcctcaagCGGCCTGAAAAGGCCCAAGGCCTCGTTCAGCGAGTCCTTCAAGCCGCCACCGCCGAGAACGACAACCCAGACGTTCGTGACCGTGCTTACATCTACTGGCGCTTGCTCTCCAACACAAGTGATCAGAATGCCACGAAGAACATTGTCCTTTCAGAAAAGCCTCCCATCGTCACTACCATCAGCTCATTACCGCCGACGCTTCTTGACCAGCTTCTGCAGGAACTCTCCACTCTGTCTTCTGTCTACCACAAGCCTCCAGAGCAGTTTGTCGGGCAGGGTCGCTTTGGCGCCGATGCCGTCCAACGGGCCGCTATCGA GGAACAACTTCAGAATGCCCGAGAAAATCCCTTggcggctgcggctgcggctgcagTCAGCGGCACTACATCTTCATCGCAGGCACAAAACAACGTCGAGAATTTGCTGGACATCGATTTCGACGGTGGTGCCCCCGCCTCCGCCCAAAAAGAACCCTCTGGCGAATTGTCCGGCTTGGAAGGGCTGGCAGGTACTCCCGTTCGGATGCAATCACCTGCCGCGGGTGCACCTCCGGCTCAGGGGAGCAACAATCTGGACGATTTGCTGGGAGTCTTTGGCGACTCCGGTCCCTCACAAGCAGCAACCGGGGGCGCCCCTGGTGGAGGTGCTGGTGACTTGATGAATGGTTTCTCCGGTCTTGATCTCTCTGGAAATCAAGCTTCTGCCTCTCACAGTACCCCGCAAAACTCTGGCAGTCATGATATGATGGACCTTATTTAG